The window GGGAGCGTCTGGGTCTGTTGATCGGCATATTCCTGAAGGCGGTGTTCTACGTCACGCAGAAATACATAGGCGGTAGCTAATTCACTCACTACGAAATCAGGTAACAAATGCAAATAGTCCAGAATCTTTAGTGTGGGTAATAGGCGTGGGTCTTGAAGTTCGGGGGTACGTCCACCACGGGCGAGTTGGAAGCCTTGAACAATGAATTCCACCTCTCGAATTCCGCCGTAGCCAAGTTTGACATTTCCGGTGAGCCCCTTGCGACGCACCTCAGCGGCGATGAGTTCTTTCATCTCACGCAACGCCTCCAGTGTCCCATAGTCGAGGTAGCGACGATAGACAAAGGGATGCAAGAGTTTAATCAGTGCCTGTCCCGCGTTTCGATCGCCAGCTACCGGACGCGCTCGAATAAGGGCATAACGCTCCCATTCCCGACCGTGGGCCTGATAGTAATTCTCCAAGGCATCGAAGCTCGTTGCTAACGGCCCCACCTCACCAAACGGTCGGAGACGCATATCCACCCGAAAGACAAAACCAAGCGGGGTAACCGTTGATAGTGCTTTTATGAGTCGTTGACCGAGGCGGATAAAGAATTCAGCATTACTCAACGTCCGCCGACCGTTGGTTTCTCCATCTTCTGGATAAACAAAAAGCAAGTCGATATCCGAAGAGAAATTGAGTTCTGCAGCCCCCAATTTTCCCAAAGCCAGGACGACCAGGGATTGAGGTACGCCGGCGGGTGAGTGAGGAATTCCCAGTTCGCGGCGTAACCAAGCCTCTAGGTAGGTAAGGGCCGCGTCAATGGTGGCATCGGCAAAGGCCGATAACTCCGCCACCGTGGTGTGGTAATCGGCACGTTTGGCAAGGTCGCGCCAGGCAATTCGCACCATCTCGCGGCGTCGTAATCGACGCAACTGCATCCCGAGTGCTGCCTCATTACTCACCCCGGCCAGCGCCGTTGTCAGTCGTCGTGGATATTCATCTGCATCGTAGGCGCGATCCAGATCGCCGCTATTGGTAAGGTCGGTAAGTAGTGCGGGATCAACTATACAAAGCCGCGCGATAAATTCACTTGCTGCCCACACACGAGGCAATTCAGCAAGCAATGCGGGTTCACTGAGCGGGGTTACCTGATGAGCAGCAGTAGCGGCTAGATATTGATCGAAGCTACGGGCAACGGCCTCACGTAAGAGGGTAGGCAATGTGCCTAAGTCGAGGACGGAAGATGCAGAACACATAATAGCGAAACACCCAATGGCAAATTATTTTTTCTCAACAAGAAACGTTCCAACCCAAAAAGGTAAGAAAAGATCTTATTGATTGGTTCAAAAGGGACCTGGGTCCCACTCGCCGCAGAGCTATCCAGCAATTTATCCTTCCACCTCATCATCACCGCAAGCGGGAACAACACGGTATTAAAATACGAAATCCTTGTCGGTGTAAAACCAGAGTCACTTACCTTCTGTCGTAGCGCACCATAAGAATAACGCCGTTTGTGATGAAGAAACTCATCGTGAACACTCCACAGCCACGGATGAGCAGGGACGGTTACCAATACCCTTCCACCTTCAGCAACCAGCCCCTTTAAAGCCGTTAAGGTTCCGAGATCATCATCGATATGTTCTAAAACGTCAAATAGGCAAATTAGATCGAATCGTTCAGCAATGAACGGCAGATCAGATGGACAAGAACCCAAACGAATATCAAAGCGATTTCTGGTTCTCTCTGAGGCTATAGCGCGGGCGCTAGCGTCCATCTCTAGCGCACTAACCTTGCCGAAACTCGCCAACATCTCCAAATTTCCACCAGTTCCCGAACCTATTTCAAGGATTTTTGCGTTGGGAGGCATGTGTAAGGTATGAATAATCTGCGTTAAAATGACTCGCCTGCCAATAAACCACCAATGTCGGGTCTCGCTATTGGCCATTTCCAAGTACGCATTAGGATTCATGGTTGTTCTCGTAGCATTTGCGAATAATATAATTGGGTCGTTGTTTGGTTTCCATGTAGATCCGTCCCACATATTCACCTAAAACGCCAATACCAATCAGTTGCAGGCTACCAATAAACAAAATGGCTACCAACAGCGACGCATAACCAGGAACATCTTTGCCATAGATTAATGTTCTGAAGATGATAATTATCGCGTACAGACTGCTTACTAATGCACCAGAACCACCAATGTAGGTCCAGACCTTGAGTGGTGTAGCGCTAAAACTGGTAATACCTTCCAGTGCGAAATTCCAGAGCCTCCATCCAGAAAATTTGGAGGCGCCGACGGCGCGCGGATTCCTAACATAATTGACAGTGACCGTTTTAAAACCTACCCAGGCAAATAGCCCCTTCATGAAACGCTGACGTTCGGGCAATTTTTTAAGGGAATCCACCACCACCCTATCCATGAGCCGGAAGTCTCCAACGTTTTCGGGTATTTCTATATGAGAAAGGCGGTTGTGAAATTGATAAAATGCTGCTGCCGTTTTTCGCTTAAGAAATGAATCGGAACTTCTATTGGTTCGATGCGCGAGGACAACCTCTGCGCCGTTCTGCCATTCTTGAATGAGCGTAGGAATCAATTCTGGCGGATCTTGAAGATCCGCATCGATAGGAATTATCGCATCGCCATGCGCTGCATCGATACCCGCCGTCAGCGCCGGTTCTTTACCAAAATTCCTTGAAAATTCAATCACTCGAAAACGCGGATCGAGGTTGACTAGGGCGATCAACCTCGCCAAGGTGTCGTCGTGGCTACCATCATCGATGCAAACTACTTCGAATCTAACGCTGGGCGTTTGATCGAAAACCGAACAAATCTCCCGATAGAAGTGATCCACCCCCTCCCCTTCGTTATAGAAAGGGACCACGATTGAAACTAATTTACATTTTTGAGACATCAATAAGCGTTCCAATTTGCTGGTGAGTAGACATTATCGGAAAAACCAGAGAAGCTATCCAACCCAAGTTGCCACCTATTCAAAATTCGGGATCGCATCCAATCGTCCCCCCTCAATCCCCCCGTAAACGGGGTGAGGTCTGCGGCCTACTCCCTCCCCGTTTACGGGGAGGGCTGGGGAGGGGGCAAGTAGGTGGCAACTTGGGTTAGGTAGTACCTATCCGAAAACCCCGGTTTCGGGTTGTGCAAATCTCCGTATCGCAAAATAAAGACAGTTTTTGACTAGGCACTAGCTAGTAACTTTGGTTATTTGGCGTTGAAACAACGGTCAAAGAAAGTTGAACTGGCGGATTCCCATCACCAGCAGATCTGCCAAGGCAATGACATTGGTGTGATGAGCAACACTATCGGTGCTCCAGATCTCATTTATCCCAGCTTGTTTTAAGCGTTCCGGGCTATTTGTGCAAAATAGGGCATGGGTTATTAATACCGCCACCCGCGCCACTCCACGGGCGTACAGCGCCTCGGCGGTTTTGGCGAGCGTACAACCAGTACTCGCCACATCATCCACAACCACTACCATTTGGTCTCGATAATCAAGGTCGGGAAGGGTAATACTTACCGCACAATCACCGCTGCGCTGTTTGGTGGCTACGGCATGGCGTAGGCCATGGGAATGGGCAATAGCCTCTACCCATTGTTTCGCTTCTTGGTCGGGTCCCAGCAATAGAGCATTTTCGTACAGCGGCTGATGTTTCAGGAAATCTCCCATAAGGGAGGTCGCCGAAAGGGCAAGAACAAAATGGGCCGGGAGAACTTCCTCTAAGAAACGAATGCGATGAAGGTGGGGATCTACGGTAATAACCGCATCGAATAATTCTCCCAATACCCCTCCCACGATCCGCTGGCTTACTATCTCACCGGGGTGGAAGGCCATATCCTGGCGCATATAGCACAGGTAGGGGGCAATCAAAGTAAGGTGGCGAACCCCCAATTGTCGGGCAGCACGAGCCACAAGGATTAGCTCGACGAGTTTATTGTTGGGGTGGTCTAGGCTGCGACAGAGAATGACCTCGTCTGGCAGTGTCGGTGGTAGCCGTATTCGACTTTCTCCATCGGGGAAGTGATGGATCTCTATCTCCGCCCAAGCGACAGATAACGCCGTTGCCAATGCACGGCCTTGCGGAACATAATCGGGAAAGCTAAGAACAAGCATCACCACCTCGCCCCGGAAGAACAGAAACCATTCGTAGCTGAGTACACAACCATCCAATGCAAGAAATTAAAGACTCTTTCTTTTAGTTCATCACGAACCTTCCGGCTTTTGCGAGAGTTACTCGTTCACGACCCTCTAGGTCGAACCGTGTTTCTAATTCGGTATAATCTCGTTTGGTTAATAATTGACGTACGGATGCTCCCTGATCGTAGCCATGCTCCAACAACAACCTACCGCCGGGATATAGATAATCACGAGCGGTTGCAATAATCAGACGAATGGCTGCTAATCCATCAGGACCTGCCGTAAGGGCAAGTTGTGGTTCGAAACGCAGATCATCAAGATGAGGATCAGCAACGGCCACATAGGGTGGATTGGATAAGATCAGATTGAAACACTGCCCTGCTAGCGGGGCACACCAATCCCCGGTGCGAAATTCCACATTCGCTAATCCCAAACGATGGGCGTTGGCCTGGGCGATGGTTAGGGCAGCGGGACAACAATCGGTGGCGATTATCCGACAAGCAGGGCGTTCCGTAGCTACAGCCAGGGCAATGGCACCGCTTCCGGTACCGAGGTCCGCTACAGTCCAAGAGACATCAAGGGGAATCAGGGCGAGCGCTAATTCCACCAGCAATTCGGTTTCCGGGCGCGGGATAAGTACCGAAGGACTCACCGTCAATTCTAACGACCAGAATTCCCAGCGACCCAACAGATAGGGCAATGGTTCGCCTTGGATACGACGCATCAGGAGCGTCTCATAGTGGGCCTGCTGGTCGCTAGTCAACAATTGCTCGGAGTGTGTGAATAATCGGATGCGTGGCCAATTAAGGACATAACCGAGCAACCATTCTACCTCTCGTGGTTCACCACGGAGATCTGTCTTTCCACGCGCCAATGCCGATGCCACGGTCGTCGCGAGGGTGGCATTATTTTGTGTCGCTAATGCGGTTAGTCGGCTAGATAATTCCACCATGAAACTATTCGCGACCCGATTACGTGGATAAGACTATTGGAGGCTTTTACGTTGCTAATTACCTGCGCCCTTTGAGAGAAGGCGTAAACGAATTATTCGTAT is drawn from Gammaproteobacteria bacterium and contains these coding sequences:
- a CDS encoding Methyltransferase family protein, which produces MNPNAYLEMANSETRHWWFIGRRVILTQIIHTLHMPPNAKILEIGSGTGGNLEMLASFGKVSALEMDASARAIASERTRNRFDIRLGSCPSDLPFIAERFDLICLFDVLEHIDDDLGTLTALKGLVAEGGRVLVTVPAHPWLWSVHDEFLHHKRRYSYGALRQKVSDSGFTPTRISYFNTVLFPLAVMMRWKDKLLDSSAASGTQVPFEPINKIFSYLFGLERFLLRKNNLPLGVSLLCVLHLPSST
- the prmC gene encoding protein-(glutamine-N(5)) methyltransferase, coding for MVELSSRLTALATQNNATLATTVASALARGKTDLRGEPREVEWLLGYVLNWPRIRLFTHSEQLLTSDQQAHYETLLMRRIQGEPLPYLLGRWEFWSLELTVSPSVLIPRPETELLVELALALIPLDVSWTVADLGTGSGAIALAVATERPACRIIATDCCPAALTIAQANAHRLGLANVEFRTGDWCAPLAGQCFNLILSNPPYVAVADPHLDDLRFEPQLALTAGPDGLAAIRLIIATARDYLYPGGRLLLEHGYDQGASVRQLLTKRDYTELETRFDLEGRERVTLAKAGRFVMN
- a CDS encoding ribose-phosphate pyrophosphokinase; this encodes MDGCVLSYEWFLFFRGEVVMLVLSFPDYVPQGRALATALSVAWAEIEIHHFPDGESRIRLPPTLPDEVILCRSLDHPNNKLVELILVARAARQLGVRHLTLIAPYLCYMRQDMAFHPGEIVSQRIVGGVLGELFDAVITVDPHLHRIRFLEEVLPAHFVLALSATSLMGDFLKHQPLYENALLLGPDQEAKQWVEAIAHSHGLRHAVATKQRSGDCAVSITLPDLDYRDQMVVVVDDVASTGCTLAKTAEALYARGVARVAVLITHALFCTNSPERLKQAGINEIWSTDSVAHHTNVIALADLLVMGIRQFNFL
- the yfdH gene encoding CPS-53 (KpLE1) prophage; bactoprenol glucosyl transferase gives rise to the protein MSQKCKLVSIVVPFYNEGEGVDHFYREICSVFDQTPSVRFEVVCIDDGSHDDTLARLIALVNLDPRFRVIEFSRNFGKEPALTAGIDAAHGDAIIPIDADLQDPPELIPTLIQEWQNGAEVVLAHRTNRSSDSFLKRKTAAAFYQFHNRLSHIEIPENVGDFRLMDRVVVDSLKKLPERQRFMKGLFAWVGFKTVTVNYVRNPRAVGASKFSGWRLWNFALEGITSFSATPLKVWTYIGGSGALVSSLYAIIIIFRTLIYGKDVPGYASLLVAILFIGSLQLIGIGVLGEYVGRIYMETKQRPNYIIRKCYENNHES